The stretch of DNA AAGCACATTTCCCACCTTGCCTGACAAAAGGGCTCCTGATTAAATGCACTTAAGTCATGAACAACAGAAGTCTTTGTAACaatatgtgtttttttccccctacttGTCTCTTTTGATCAGGTAGCATCTTGTCATGCAGTTAAGGGAGGGCAGTGAGCACTGGAGCTGACACCGTCAGTGAGCCCAGCCTACACTTCAGCAGTCCCACTTATACCAGACCTTCACCCTCCACTGGCCTCCTCTCTCTTCACTGATCTCATCCCAGTGGAAGACTTTTCTTCAGATGGATGCGCAGTCTCATTCCACTGTTCTCTGTCCATAGTACAAGCTAGTCCTCCTGGCAATAGATCCACACCTTAagctgtgttttcacagtagtgcTGCATCCTGGGCACCTCAGGCAGATTGTCTTCTACAGTATCCCTGGCCAAGCACAAGCCCCATCTTAGGGCAAGTGTCCACTGGGACGAACCCAGGATCTACCATCATGTCCAGTCGACGGAAGGCTTCTACTCCATGTATGATCCGTCCAGAGCAGACCATGGTAGagctggatgatgatgaggcaGAGGAATTACAAAACATGGAGGTACATTTTCAGGTCTGAACAAACACTGCATGCTCTGAGTTCTTTTATAGGTTGTAAATACAGATATACTATCTCGTGATTTTTATATTATGCAATTTTTTTACTGTGGTTTTCAGTGGCTGAACTgatgcgtgcatgtgtgtgtgtctttttcatCTGAAACCCATTCTTTTCCACTATCAGACAAAAACTGATAACCATATTGAGGAAGGGCCTATGGAAGCAGATCTCTCAACGGAAGCAGAACCATCCATGGACCTGGATCTAATGGGAAAGGTCTCAGACACGCCCACAGCTCCAGACAAACCTGCCCCAGAGCCACCAGACCTTTCAAAGCCTCAGCGTAGGCAGCAAGGGGGATATGAGTGCAAATACTGCCCCTTCTCCACGCAGAACCTCAACACTTTCAAAGAACATGTAGACGCCAACCACCCCAACGTTATCCTCAACCCCCTGTATCTGTGTGCCGTCTGCAACTTCAACACAAAGAAGTTTGACACACTGACGGAACACAACGAGAGGTGTCACCCAGGGGAGAGCAACTTCAAATTTAAACGTATAAAAACGAGCAATCAGACAATCTTAGAACAGACAATAGAGGGGTGCAGTAACAATGCTGTCATTTACAACACTTCCAGTGTTAACTCTGGCAAAGCGGATGAACTAGGCACTCTCCCACTCAGTAAACCCACCACTGTCAAGATTGGTAAaccaaaaataatgtcatcagatAATAAACGGACAGAATCTCAGTTGAGTAAACTGACGCCTGAACTAACCAAGAAACCAATCACAGCAGTCAATGTCAATGGGACAGTCATTATCCCTGAGTCAACGCTTCTCAAAGCAGACGGCCTTTCTCACATTATGCCTTCCTTACAGCGGCCTCTCAATTATACCCAGGTAAGACACATAACGGTGGAAGGGATCAAGTTTATCGTTTTGAGAATTACACTTGCACGTTTTAGCTGGGATCAGtccaaaggttaaaaaaaatttaccaGCCCCTCTAAAGCATTTAATTACATTATGTTTGTTTAAGTAGTTAGCTATTGATGCTAAATTAGTTCAACTATCTTTGCTAGGCTAAGCATAGTTAAGtctttttctatgtttttttttttttttgtttgttttttttttttggttgctgttgttgtttttacaaattAATGAAGGTATTTTTTGATAATTATCGACACTTAGCACCTCTAAAATTCATCAATTAATTTACAAATTTTTGTGGGCTTTACAGTTGCTAGTAGGCTATCAATCTCCTGCATGCAGTCcatatatataatttctgtTGTTCCAGGTGCCGAAGATCGCAGTGCCCCTCAACACAACCAAATACAACCCATCACTGGATGACAACCTGACTCTTATCTCCTCCTTCAACAAGTTTCCCTATCCAACCCAGGCTGAGCTCTCCTGGCTCACTGCAGCCTCCAAACATCCGGAGGAGCAAATCAAAGTCTGGTTCACGACACAGAGACTCAAACAGGGCATTAGCTGGTCACCTGAGGAGGTGGGAGTTTTAAACAGAATTTGTTTAATATTGTGCATTTTTCCTAGGTCTATgatcacacacaggcagcctTCTGTTTATTTCCCAAAAAGCATAAATGATAATGGTGACAGAAACTGTAGTtggtgttttgtatttatgtccAAGTACAGAGACAAAATATTCTGGGATAAAGTATTAAGTGTTGTTGATCATCTTGAATCTAACCTGTAATGTATAATGGCCTCACATGTGGACACCAGGCCCTTGTAGAGAAAAAATTAGTATTGTGGTGTAGATGACACAAAATATGATGTCTACACATGTGGACACCAGGTCCTAGGAGGATAAATATTATAACTCAAAGTCCAAGCATGGTAATTGTCTATTTAGGTAACCACTAAACAATAACAACTGATCATGATatgagatttgatttgatttttgatgtATGTAGATAAATTATATACGcaataaaatttatttaaactgtCCAAGAAGTGACTTTAAATTATGGCCATCTGGGCAAGTATAACCAGCTCTTTTCTTCTGTAACAGGTGGAAGAAGCCAGGAAGAAAATGTTCAACGGAACAATCTCCTCTATGCCTCAGACGTTCACTGTGGTGACTCCTCAACTCAACTCTCAGTCATCCACCAACCCATCTGCCACAAATGCTGCCTCCAAATCCATGCAGCCAGCAGCCTCTGTCCTGCAGTCCCTCCCCTGTCAGCTGCTTGGACAGAGCAGCCTGGTGCTGACTCCGGTCGCCAACGGCTCTTCTGTCACTTGTGCACCGCTGGCACTCACAGTGGCTAACCAGGTAGCAAACGCTTGGCAGAGACAATACGTTAATACAGCTTTCAACTATCCATCTTGAACTCTTTTTAATATTGTCATGATTGATTTAGGTGGCGCAGTCGCTTAAACGCCCCCTGGCTTCTCCTGTGATCACCACAGACAGTAAACGGCCCTCTATCATTCAAACCCTCTCAGCGCCCATGGCCACATCCAAATTGACGTCGTCCAAAGTGCTGAGTTTTACTGTTGACCCCAATAAAACAGCTGAGCAGCTAACAGTCCTGAGGTCGAGCTACACACACTGTCCTTTTCCTGAGGAAGATGAGGTAAGAATAAGTGAGTGAAATGGCATTTTTGTGCCATACCTTATGGGTTTAATATCTACAGATCCGCTTTTAATTTCTAATTTAGaactgcaacttttttttaaatgctcatcTGTCGCTGATTAAGGCTTGTGCTTCAATTCAATTGCTGTATCATGTTGTGCAATAGATCTACAGGCTGATAGAGACCACCGGGTTGTCCAGAGGAGAGATAAAGAAGTGGTTCAGTGAACAGAGGCTCCTTAATCTCAAAGGTATGAGGTGTGATCAGTGCCATACTtctaaaatgatgaaatgactAGGCTGTATTTAATGATACATTTTTCTGTTGCCATTGGGGAGTTTTAACTACTAAATCATTGTACATCACACACCATGCTTGTGCACATTGAACCACAATTGTATGTATTATTGCTATGTTTTTGGGTCTTCCAGGAAcgtgtctgtctctatgtccaGTGCTCAGTAACATCGTATTTCAGTAACATCTTCGGCTTTGGCACAAACCTTCACCTGCACTCAAGGCTGAACTGATTAGATTTGGTGGCCAAAGGTGACGGTCACAGTGACCTCACATTGTTACCAGTGTGATATGACGAAGAATGCATTGAATCTCAATATTCACTTGGATGAAGTTGTCAAAGGTCACTCACTTGTACACTTAATTTGACAGAATTTAACACAAAAGGAATGTAACAGTGAGATGGGAATTCTAAttctaaaagtaaaaaatcaTTAATCTTGTCTCAGGTTTTGaagtttctctctgtgtgtcttggTCACTCTTTAAGGGGTCCCTCCACCACCAGTGCTTGTGAAGGCAGAAGTGATGCCAGCACCTAAAGATGGCCCAGTAAAGAAAGCAGTGCCCAGTCAGTTTCCTCTGCTGGAGAGGGTGAAGggaaagacagcagagcagctgaaggCACTAGAGGAGAGTTTCCAGAGAAGTGGCTCTCCAACAGAGGCAGAGCTAGGTACAGCCCACATATCAATCCTGTAACAACCACATGTTTTAGGATGGAAGGACTTGAGATTTATTATCACATACTTTTTGTGGTTAGTGCACAATTTAGAGTGGATCCAGGTGGATTCTATTGGAGAAAAGCAATGTTTTCAACTATCAGCAGATTAAGTGAAGATGGATAAATATTGAGTCTGTTATTATTTGTGTCTTTATAATAtcagacaaaagtaaaaaaaaatcaatggcgTCAACATTTTCACCAGTTTCACAAAAATGTATTACTTCTTCTAACAGCAGCAAAGCAGCTTTGTTTATgggtatttttgtgtgtgtaaaaatgtttaccTGTTAATTCAAGCACATgctaatttttttaatttattttctggaGGTCACGGTCTTTTGCTAAATTCACATGCTTAATCTGAACCTATCATATTTGCCTTTTCTTCCAAGTGGATATGAAACAgtgatacatttattttgtgaggTTCCTTTGGAAAAATGATGACAGAACTTTTAAACTGGAATGTGTTCAACATCCTGTTATTGTAATTTGGTAAAATTTTACATGCTCAAATTACTTACCATAGCTTTTTCAAAATTCTAAGTTCACAGcatgtgattttaattttatgtaaCTGTAGGCCAATCTCTGCTGACAGCCTGCATAACAGGAATAGAAGAAATGCTTttaacaaaatcaatttaaagtcCCCACAGATAGCCTGAATCCCCAGAATCCAGAAAAATCCTCCACTTACATGTAACGCATCCAACATTGAACTCTCTTGTGCTGCAGACCAGCTTGCCCAGGAGACCAGGCTGTCCAAGACAGAAGTGGACTGCTGGTTTTCAGAGCGCAGGGCACTTAGGGACAACATGGAAAAGACTTTGCTCTCCATGGCCTcaaaaaacacagaggacagaCCAGACCGTCCCGGAGTGTTGCTGAACGGGGCTTCTCATCGAGAGCAGGACGGGAAACCTCTCCGttcctccccccacccacctgtgctctcttcttcttcctcttcatccccTCCTGTCCTCGCAGCCTCCTCCCCTCACCCACCAACTCTTTCTTCATCCGCAtctcctcccatcctctctttgtcatcctcctcttctccccacccccccatctTGTCGGCTTCCACAAGCCCAGTACCCATCACCAGTCATTCCCTTGCCCTGCTcagagaggtgaggagaggtgacgaaaaaatgtcagtgtcaaCTGCATCAAAATATTCCAGAACTTAACCACTGATGCAAGCTTTTATGATATAAATAATTGTAGATGTGATGCTAATGATGTCAGCAGATTGATGAGATGTGACTTTAAAGAGATTAGTTGATGAGATGGCAACTTTTGGTACAAACTCAAGTGAGTTGTTGCATAAACTAAAATGATTATTCTTCAGATGGTATGGCTCTTGTACTCAGGGAGATGCAGTGAGATTGATACTACATGATGAAATTGGGTGATACctgaatattaaataaaaaatttggtGCTTTGTGACTACAAGGTCAGATCTtataaagtaaagaaaagatGGTAGGGAGGTGTTCTGTCAAGAAAACCGTGGGATCCCATAGGATTAAAAAAGCCTTTACCTTGAATATGTAGTGTATTCCTGAGATGTCACCTGAACAGCAACAGTACAAGTTCTATGCCCAGTAGCACATGGACTCATTTAATGGCATCGCTTTAATAAAAGTCACATATTTAGCCTCCCAACAATAGCCTGGTACGTTTAACCCTGCATATTATGTAAAAGTAATTGTCTAGGAATTTTAGAAaatcaaatgacagctacattTTATTGACCCTATGGACAGCTGAGCGTGGCTCTACTGAGATGCTACATTAACATAAACATTTCAAGGATTCAGCATTCTAACATGCTGTCATGTTGGCGTTCATTGGGTACAATGTTCTTAGTTTAATATGATCTATATTGAAGCATTAAAACTCTATACTATTTGTAAGATAGATATAGTGCATATTATTACAATAATGGTGGAGAATTTGAATTTGATAACATCGATGATATTTGCCAATTATCAGTATGTCTCGTTACCATGAGCTCTGGCCAAAGGATTCACAGATGTCTGCCCTCTATATGAGCAACTCATGATCTTTTACGTTTTCCATTTGCTGATGATCTATTTGAAATTAAGTATTTTGGTTTAAATACTGTAATTTTTAATGGTCTAAAATGTTGTGTGTATGATCCTTTTATCCATCACAGATGTTCTGTCGGACCCAGTGGCCATCTCCTGAGGAGTACAGCCAGCTGGAGGTCCAAACAAGCCTGGGACGCACTGACATTGTCCGCTGGTTCAAGGACCACCGTTCAGCACTGAAGAATGGTGAAACTCTTGACTGGATGGAAGGTTTCCAAAGCCAAAATGTCATTGAGCAGCAAAAAGCAGGTCAGGAACGGAACAGCCAGAGTTCCGATAAAAAACAGAGCATTTCTGTGGAAGTCAAGGCTGTAAAAGGTGAGTTTTAGaggagtttttttctttctttctttcttttaaatatcatttgagaaaatgtttcattccCTTGTTTGACCTTgtagtttctgtgtttttctgcaaattCTTTATCACACAACCACTGGCTCAGTGGACGACActaatgtgaaaacaaaagctaCAGAGCCCTCCAAGCTGTCAGAACAAGACAAAGTCCAGTGGTTGAGTGACAGACTAGCGCACAGTGTGGCAGACCTGAGCCGGACCAAACCGGACCAGACAAGCTCCAGCACTGACAAAGGAAGGTGGGTGGAGACACAACCTGCTGTGAGATTCATGttatacagacaaaaaaatttcagctcactggtgGTATTTTGTTGAAAGGGATGTTTAAGGAGttattttggggggaaaaaaagcaacaaacagtAAATGCATATGGCAGCGCAAGTTGTAGTGCTGGATACTGAATTGTTACATATTGAGAAGGAGTTGTGTGATTGTGCTTTAAATTTGTGCATATATTCTGGTCAGGTGGGTAAAGGTGAGTGTGGCAGTTGAGGATGAGACTGAAGGAGGAGTGGAAAGGCAGAAGCTGGCATCAGACTCAGATGTTTTGCCCGTGGAGCAAC from Echeneis naucrates chromosome 6, fEcheNa1.1, whole genome shotgun sequence encodes:
- the zhx2a gene encoding zinc fingers and homeoboxes protein 2a isoform X2; translated protein: MSSRRKASTPCMIRPEQTMVELDDDEAEELQNMETKTDNHIEEGPMEADLSTEAEPSMDLDLMGKVSDTPTAPDKPAPEPPDLSKPQRRQQGGYECKYCPFSTQNLNTFKEHVDANHPNVILNPLYLCAVCNFNTKKFDTLTEHNERCHPGESNFKFKRIKTSNQTILEQTIEGCSNNAVIYNTSSVNSGKADELGTLPLSKPTTVKIGKPKIMSSDNKRTESQLSKLTPELTKKPITAVNVNGTVIIPESTLLKADGLSHIMPSLQRPLNYTQVPKIAVPLNTTKYNPSLDDNLTLISSFNKFPYPTQAELSWLTAASKHPEEQIKVWFTTQRLKQGISWSPEEVEEARKKMFNGTISSMPQTFTVVTPQLNSQSSTNPSATNAASKSMQPAASVLQSLPCQLLGQSSLVLTPVANGSSVTCAPLALTVANQVAQSLKRPLASPVITTDSKRPSIIQTLSAPMATSKLTSSKVLSFTVDPNKTAEQLTVLRSSYTHCPFPEEDEIYRLIETTGLSRGEIKKWFSEQRLLNLKGVPPPPVLVKAEVMPAPKDGPVKKAVPSQFPLLERVKGKTAEQLKALEESFQRSGSPTEAELDQLAQETRLSKTEVDCWFSERRALRDNMEKTLLSMASKNTEDRPDRPGVLLNGASHREQDGKPLRSSPHPPVLSSSSSSSPPVLAASSPHPPTLSSSASPPILSLSSSSSPHPPILSASTSPVPITSHSLALLREMFCRTQWPSPEEYSQLEVQTSLGRTDIVRWFKDHRSALKNGETLDWMEGFQSQNVIEQQKAGQERNSQSSDKKQSISVEVKAVKVDDTNVKTKATEPSKLSEQDKVQWLSDRLAHSVADLSRTKPDQTSSSTDKGRWVKVSVAVEDETEGGVERQKLASDSDVLPVEQPGRVTG
- the zhx2a gene encoding zinc fingers and homeoboxes protein 2a isoform X1, producing the protein MSSRRKASTPCMIRPEQTMVELDDDEAEELQNMEVHFQTKTDNHIEEGPMEADLSTEAEPSMDLDLMGKVSDTPTAPDKPAPEPPDLSKPQRRQQGGYECKYCPFSTQNLNTFKEHVDANHPNVILNPLYLCAVCNFNTKKFDTLTEHNERCHPGESNFKFKRIKTSNQTILEQTIEGCSNNAVIYNTSSVNSGKADELGTLPLSKPTTVKIGKPKIMSSDNKRTESQLSKLTPELTKKPITAVNVNGTVIIPESTLLKADGLSHIMPSLQRPLNYTQVPKIAVPLNTTKYNPSLDDNLTLISSFNKFPYPTQAELSWLTAASKHPEEQIKVWFTTQRLKQGISWSPEEVEEARKKMFNGTISSMPQTFTVVTPQLNSQSSTNPSATNAASKSMQPAASVLQSLPCQLLGQSSLVLTPVANGSSVTCAPLALTVANQVAQSLKRPLASPVITTDSKRPSIIQTLSAPMATSKLTSSKVLSFTVDPNKTAEQLTVLRSSYTHCPFPEEDEIYRLIETTGLSRGEIKKWFSEQRLLNLKGVPPPPVLVKAEVMPAPKDGPVKKAVPSQFPLLERVKGKTAEQLKALEESFQRSGSPTEAELDQLAQETRLSKTEVDCWFSERRALRDNMEKTLLSMASKNTEDRPDRPGVLLNGASHREQDGKPLRSSPHPPVLSSSSSSSPPVLAASSPHPPTLSSSASPPILSLSSSSSPHPPILSASTSPVPITSHSLALLREMFCRTQWPSPEEYSQLEVQTSLGRTDIVRWFKDHRSALKNGETLDWMEGFQSQNVIEQQKAGQERNSQSSDKKQSISVEVKAVKVDDTNVKTKATEPSKLSEQDKVQWLSDRLAHSVADLSRTKPDQTSSSTDKGRWVKVSVAVEDETEGGVERQKLASDSDVLPVEQPGRVTG